In Musa acuminata AAA Group cultivar baxijiao chromosome BXJ2-3, Cavendish_Baxijiao_AAA, whole genome shotgun sequence, the following proteins share a genomic window:
- the LOC135607097 gene encoding pathogenesis-related protein 1-like, with protein sequence MASGSWTLEIEFSVQASRIFKAAVLDWHSLAPKAVPEFVVSGVVLEGEGGAGSVRQLNFSPAIPFGYVKERLDFVDVDKLECKQTLVEGGHIGSKLETASTHFKFEPKAGGGSVLKVVSTYKFLPGVEDNEGEIVKSKETLTGIMKAAEAYLVANPSAYP encoded by the exons ATGGCTTCCGGTTCTTGGACGCTCGAGATCGAGTTCTCCGTCCAGGCATCTCGCATCTTCAAGGCCGCCGTCCTCGACTGGCACTCCTTGGCTCCCAAGGCCGTGCCGGAGTTCGTCGTCAGCGGCGTCGTCCTCGAAGGTGAAGGCGGTGCCGGATCCGTAAGGCAGCTCAACTTCTCACCGG CAATACCATTTGGGTACGTGAAGGAAAGATTGGACTTTGTGGACGTGGACAAGTTGGAGTGCAAGCAGACGCTCGTGGAAGGAGGCCACATCGGGAGCAAGCTGGAGACGGCGTCGACCCATTTCAAGTTCGAGCCGAAGGCCGGCGGCGGGAGTGTGTTGAAGGTGGTGTCCACCTACAAGTTCTTGCCCGGGGTTGAGGACAACGAGGGGGAGATAGTGAAGTCCAAGGAGACTTTGACGGGGATCATGAAGGCCGCAGAAGCCTACCTGGTGGCCAACCCATCAGCCTACCCGTAG
- the LOC135607096 gene encoding chaperone protein dnaJ 6-like, whose protein sequence is MDASGPGSDGSCYYSLLGIRRNASASDIRSAYRCLALKWHPDRWAKEPAAASGEAKRRFQRIQEAYSVLSDKGKRAMYDAGFYDPLDDDGDQDFSDFMQEMLAMMDGVKSEKPDTLEDLQRMLAEIVDGDSGSSGTGGHANGRRVPSDSSRRSRSGPIRR, encoded by the exons ATGGACGCTTCCGGgcccggatccgacggctcctgCTACTACTCCCTCCTCGGGATCCGCCGCAACGCCTCCGCCTCGGACATCCGCTCCGCCTATCGCTGCCTTGCCCTG AAGTGGCACCCGGATCGGTGGGCCAAGGAGCCGGCGGCGGCGTCGGGGGAGGCGAAGCGGCGGTTCCAGCGGATCCAGGAAGCCTACTCCG TGCTCTCGGATAAGGGCAAGCGCGCCATGTACGACGCCGGCTTCTACGACCCCCTCGACGACGACGGCGACCag GATTTTTCTGATTTCATGCAAGAGATGCTGGCGATGATGGACGGGGTGAAATCGGAG AAGCCGGACACGTTGGAGGACCTGCAGCGTATGCTGGCGGAGATCGTGGACGGCGATTCGGGGAGCAGCGGCACCGGGGGCCACGCGAACGGCCGTCGGGTGCCGTCCGATTCGTCTAGGAGGAGCCGCAGCGGCCCGATACGCAGGTGA
- the LOC135607095 gene encoding uncharacterized protein LOC135607095 — protein MESYKGGLKGYWKRRGYHRADGGQGRRRLCKAELGGGGRRRRRFWRIKISPRLGFLRAASPRRILARIRDAYVRMMLGFANCVAYGGYGYGGVEVTGLPRPALKEYDEKVLVEIYKSLVVRGPVVAADGAVALRR, from the coding sequence ATGGAGTCGTACAAGGGCGGCTTGAAGGGGTACTGGAAGCGGCGGGGGTACCACCGCGCCGACGGCGGGCAGGGCCGGCGGCGCCTTTGCAAGGCGGAGCTCGGCGGGGGAGGTCGGCGGCGGCGCCGGTTCTGGCGGATCAAGATCTCGCCGCGCCTCGGCTTCCTCCGCGCGGCCTCTCCCCGGAGGATCCTCGCCCGGATCCGCGACGCCTACGTGCGGATGATGCTCGGCTTTGCCAACTGTGTCGCCTACGGTGGCTACGGCTACGGCGGGGTCGAGGTGACGGGTCTCCCCCGGCCGGCGCTCAAGGAGTACGACGAGAAGGTGCTGGTGGAGATCTACAAGTCGCTCGTGGTCCGGGGGCCGGTCGTGGCTGCCGATGGCGCCGTCGCGCTCCGGCGATAG
- the LOC135606648 gene encoding leucine-rich repeat extensin-like protein 6 produces the protein MAILPFPRALIPLLLLLAAAASPPPVMASRAAVRDGTSCTMCASCDNPCQPAPPPPPPSPSTAECPPPPSSTPGTFYYYSPPPPYVYTSPAPPSGGGYYYPPSTNVYYKAPPPPNPFLPYFPFYYYSPPLPSNYYSGAVPFQNPSSPFLFSSILLFVFLL, from the coding sequence ATGGCGATCCTCCCGTTTCCCCGAGCTTTGATCCCGCTGCTCCTGCTGCTCGCGGCCGCCGCCTCCCCGCCGCCGGTGATGGCGTCGAGGGCCGCCGTCCGGGACGGCACCTCCTGCACAATGTGCGCCTCCTGCGACAACCCTTGCCagcccgctcctcctcctccgccgccgtcaCCGTCCACCGCCGAGTGCCCTCCGCCGCCGTCGTCCACGCCCGGCACGTTCTACTACTACTCCCCTCCGCCGCCGTACGTCTACACCTCACCTGCCCCCCCTTCCGGCGGAGGCTATTACTACCCTCCGTCGACCAACGTCTACTATAAGGCGCCGCCGCCACCAAATCCCTTCCTACCCTACTTCCCCTTTTACTATTACAGCCCTCCCCTTCCCTCAAATTACTACTCCGGTGCCGTCCCCTTCCAAAATCCCTCATcccccttcctcttctcttccattctcctcttcgtcttcctcctGTAG